The following DNA comes from Brassica oleracea var. oleracea cultivar TO1000 chromosome C5, BOL, whole genome shotgun sequence.
AATTTCCTGGATGAGGAGGGTGTGGAAGAGACCAAGAAGGTCAAAATACTAAATATCATCAATGGAATGGGTTAGTTTCCTTCTCCAACTTTTTAACTCACCAAATCCAGTCTACTATAGCTCGCTTTAGTTCTCAAGTTAAGAGTTTGTAAAAAAAAAAAAGAGGCATTCTGTTGTATCTAAATGTATGAACATGACAAGAGTGTTTTTTTTTCCAGGTTTCAAAGACGAATTATCAGGGCAAACACTCTGCGAATCTCTTCCAGAATTTGGGGTGGTTCAAGATGCTGATCGCCTTGATGCAATTGGCGCCATTGGTTTGAATGCTTCTCTTGTCTTTACTTTGCTTCTCGACAGTTTAAAGAGCTTTTGATCTGCCACTGTCAAATTGTCTGGTCTGTTTTAGGAATTGCTCGTTGCTTTACGTTTGGTGGAAGCAGGAACAGAGTGCTTCACGATCCTGAGATCAAACCCCGGACAGAGTTAACCAAAGAGCAGTACATGAAGAAAGAGGAGCAAACTACCATTAACCACTTCCATGAGAAACTTCTCAAGCTGAAGAAGCTGATGAAAACTGAGGTGAGATTAACCGGAAAACAATTCTATACTACTTTCAAATTTTGTTTCGCTCTGAGATTTGAATGTGGCGCTGTAAAAAAATATCAGGCGGGTAAAAGAAGGGCAGAGAAAAGACACGAGTTCATGGAAGAGTTTCTTAAGGAGTTCTATGTAGAGTGGGATGGGAGAGCTTGATAAAGTTGATAATGGATCAATATGCATGGAGAAGTAAAGCGGAGGATGTATTCAAAGGGTTGCTTAACCAGACCTAAATGAGTAAGCTGTACCAGACCAAACCGACCTACATGTGGTTTGGGTTTAAACAGAGTGAAAAGTGAACAGCTGTTAAAACTCAAATATTTTAACTCGTGATGACATTATAAACTTTAAGGTTTGTCAATGCTATTTATGAATATGATTGTGGAAGAAATGGCTTACATGATAATCCTAGTCTTTGTTTTTTTAAAAAAGAATGTTGACTTCCTGTTTCCATTTTTAAGTCTTCGTTCAGTAATATTCGTGCCAATTGACATGGTTTAAAAAACGTTTCTGGATGTTTGAGTAAGTCATTGCGAATCTATCATCGGTCGGGTCGGCCATCAAATGTCATGTTTTTGGTTTGAATTTGTATATTTTATACTCAAGTGACGTAACTATAAAATTTATAAGCGGAAACTTTTTTTTGGAAACACAAGCGGAAACTATTATATTGAAAACATTTGCAACTCTATTTACGTTAGTATAATAGTTTTTTTAAGGTATTTTTCTCACAAAGTCAGTCGTTAAAAAAACAATATTTGGGAAGAGTTTGAACTTATCAGACAAGTAATTTGATGGATATTTTTAATATATGTATATATATATATATTATATAGTATTTAAAAGCATGGAATGAACGAATTGTTAAAATATAGCCAAGTCTTTTGGAAAAACATGAGACTAATCGCGATCGCGTATAAACAATAATCTATCGTTATACATAACACATGTCCATCATTAAGAGGACTCTGGTTATTCTAAACAACGAATGGGTCGGCCATTGCGTGTCCAAATTGTGTGTTAAGTAAAACATTATAGTTAATCAAATCCCAAATATCTAACCGTTTCTAACATGCATTTTCAGTTCTTTATGTAACCAATATATCATTTATAAACTAAACTGCTTACATTTATTTTGAATTAGTCGAAGTTTTTAGCTGGACCAAATTAATTAACATTTATACACAAATAATAGTATCTGTTTTTTTTTGTCAGCACAATAATAGTATCATTTGCAAAACTTTAGACATATATAACTCTCAAATAAAAAAGGTCATGATCGTGAATGATTATTTTATGGATGTTATGTAGACCCAAATCTTCCTCCATGTGTTTAGCGTGCAACTCTACGACATTCCATCGTTAAAAAGATAAAAAGGCGTGGGAACACTAATTGAGATCAATAATTTTACAATCATTTCATCCGATTAAAACTTAAAATATACACTCGGAAATTTCGGTGAAAATATATTCACAAGCTGACTAAGAGAAAGCAAAATAAGACTGTCTTTCTAAGATTTGTAAATATTTGACAAAGAAAAGGTGAAAACGTAATAATACTTAGTTTTAGAAAAAATAATAATACTTTTCATATGATTTCTTACTAAATATGATTAGATGTATAATCTACTAGAGAGGGAGAAAATTAAAAAGAAGCAAAAAGGCTGACCTTTTATCATAAAACAATGTGCTCCGGAAACGGCAGCGTATCGGAGAGGCTATAAATACAGTCCATTTAGCGCCGAAAAGGTAACAAAGAAAAAAAAGTTTTTTTACCATTTAAAAAAAAAAACAGGTCTTCTCTTCTCTCCCTCTCGGACCTGGTCACATCCTCGACGGCTCCACTCTTCCTCGAATCATCTTCTTGGTCCTTATCCTCTTCACAAAATTTTTTGAGCCTCTTCTGAGAAATTCAATCCGACTTATCTTCATTCACGCTCTATATATACATCTCATCTCACCTCGTCTGGTCAGCTGTTTCTCTTCATCGACCGGTTCGAAATCGGGGTCAAACCGGCTCCGAGCTATCTCCAGGTTCGAGAATTTCAAATTTTAATCTGGTCTGATGGGATCGGAGCCTCGGGAAGACCCGAGGCGCGAACTGATTGACTTGCCCGTTCTTCACAAACTCAAACTCTACAGTACTCGCACGGTACGCAAAATATCTCCCGCTTAGTTTATTGTTCTTAATTTACGATTGATTCGCACCAATGTGATCTTTTACCGTCAACTGATCTACCGATAATTACGTTAATACATTTATGGTTTTAATTGATTTTTGATTCTGTTTAAGACATAACAGCATTATTCTCCGGTTTGCTTTAAAAAAACGGTTCGGTTTTTGTTTGATGAAACTGTTTTCTTTTATGTACTTGCTTGGTGGTTTCATATGATTTGTAGTGTAAAGGATGATGAGTCTTTAGCTTGACATCATGTAGCGTCTTTGGTTCTAAGTTTTCTATTTATAAATTATTAATATAAAAAAATATAGTGAAAAAACTACATTTTGGTTTGATTTTTTTTGTGAATAAATTTGGTTGTCTTGTGCAGACTTTTTACTTGATCGGGAGAGACGAGAAGAAGACCTTTTGGAGGATTCTTAAGATTGATCGAACGGACCCGAAAGAGTTGAATTTATTTGAAGATCCTACGAGGTACACACATGATGAAATCAGCCAACTTAAAAAATGGATTAGTCGAGGGAACCAGGAGCATGGTGGACTTAGAGCAGAGACTACTTGCTACGGTATCATTGGTACGTCAGTCCCAGAGCACTGTCTTTCTTTTTATTTTCTTATTTTCTATGTGTCATTTTGAAGCTATGGAGATATAATGATTCTCTGGGTGCAGGTTTTGTTAGATTCCTGGGGCCTTATTACATGCTTGTGATTAGAAAAAAGAAGAAAGTGGGCGAGATCTGCGGCCATGCTATCTATGGGGTAGCGGAGAGTCAAATGATCATGGTTCCATATCCTTCCAGTGAGACCAGAGTGTCTGGTTCTGCAGCCGAGCGAAGGTACAGGAAGCTCTTCAACATGGTGGATCTTAGCAAAAACTTCTACTTCAGCTACACGTATCGACTCATGTACTCCCTCCAGAGAAACATCTGCAACACCGAAAAGGGAAAAATTCACGACAACAGTATGTTCGTGTGGAACGAATATTTAACACGAGGGATCAGAGGGATCCTCAAGAATACCGTATGGACAGTTGCACTTGTATACGGATTCTTTGAACAGGTAACCATAAAATGCATGCATTTATTATTGGTTTAGTCTGGATAGTTTTGCTAATTTAACAAGACCTAATCTCTACTGCTCATTTGCTGTTGTACAGATTAAATGTTCAGTATCTAATGAAGAATTTGTTTTGACTGTCATTGCTCGGCGTTCACGCCGTTATGCTGGTACAAGGTACCCGTATATATATGTTCTTTTATCTCTGTTATTTTTTTTCTCTCATGTCATGGACTAACAATCCTTGCCTCTGCTCTCTCTGTTAATGTGCAGATATTTAAGGCGTGGTGTGAATGAGCAAGGCAGCGTAGCCAATGAGGTTGAGATAGAGCAGATAGTTTCCAAAGAAGTTCCAGAGGGGAAGAAAATCCCTATAACATCAGTCGTGCAGGTTCGAGGCTCAATACCGCTATTCTGGTCCCAGGAGACATCTGTGTTCAATCCACAACCCGACATAATATGTAAGCACCACTTACATATGGATCCTTGCTTCTTACATATGGATTCTTAACGCTTCTGTTTCTCTCTTTTACCGGCCACAGTGAATAACACAGACGAGAATTACGCAGCTACCAAGCTCCACTTTGAGAATCTGAGACAGAGATATGGGAAGCGGATAATCATCATGAATCTTCTAAAAGTAGGCTTTCTAAATTTACTAGACAACAAGTCAAAGTTTATACGCTGGTTGTTCCCTTTCTTGGATTGCTGGAATATTGAGTGTGTGTAGCTTATATTCAGACAGGTGATAAAGACCATCGAGAAAGCATCTTAAAGGCAGCGTTTGGAAAGGCAATCTGGTTTATAAACAGACAGGCGAAGAAGGATAGCCGTTTAAAAGCGATCCATTATGATCTAAACAAACACTTCAAAAGGTTCTCTACCACCTATTAAGAAGAAATTAAACTGGTGGGGTTGGTGTAATAGGTCTTAACCCGTTTTTCCCTTGCCCTTTTGCAGCGGAGTTGATGGTGCATTCGAGCAGCTGTGTGTCCTTGGGAAGAGAGCACTGGACTTGATTGACTTATTTTTCTGTGAAGCTCCTTTAGGCATTGGAGCTGAAAGCGTTATTAAGGATTCATTTTTCAAGTAAGTTTGGTAATGCTATATATGCATCCTGCGAATGAAACATAATACTAATGTTACCCATGCCCCCAGTAACCCTATTCTGAATCAAGATGAAGAGGAAACTATTCAAGAAAATGAAGCTTTGAAGGCGGATATACATAGGCTTCAAAGTGGGGTGTTGAGGACAAACTGCGTAGACTGCTTGGATCGTACTAATGTTGCTCAGTACTCCCACGGATTGGTGGCTCTTAATCACCAGCTGCGTACATTGGGTATCACAGGACCTCCTATCGTCGATAAAGACAACCCCGTGGCAAAGAAACTGATGGAAGTTTACGAAAACGCGGGTGATGCAATTGCAATTCAGTATGCTGGCTCGGAAGCACACACCAAGGTGATTTTTGATCTCCAACACTTTTTTCTTTTAAGCTTGAGTTGTTGTTGTTGTTGAATTATGTGTGGTTTAACAGATGTTCAGTGCGCTGAGAGGTGAGTGGAACATGATGATGAAACACCGTGACATCATCACAGCTGTTCGTCGTCACTACAACAACGCTTATCAGGACGGCGAAAAGCAGAACGCTATCAATGTGTAAGCTTTAGAAACTTCTCATCTCTTTTTTTTTGTTTTAACTTGTTATGTGTTTGTCTGGTCTAAAAACTATTTCTCTTGACAGGTTCTTGGGAAAATCAGGGCCTCAACTGGGGAGGCAAGCCCCGTGGGAGTTGGGTTCTGACCAACGCAACACTAGAAGAACTAGTTCTAACCTTGACATCGAAACCCTGAGGTACCTTGTT
Coding sequences within:
- the LOC106292777 gene encoding uncharacterized protein YpgQ is translated as MAAATMRKKAEELVEKAMKGNDASHDASHVWRVRDLAMSLAREEGLSSNSDSMEIVELAALLHDIGDYKYIRDPSEAKLVENFLDEEGVEETKKVKILNIINGMGFKDELSGQTLCESLPEFGVVQDADRLDAIGAIGIARCFTFGGSRNRVLHDPEIKPRTELTKEQYMKKEEQTTINHFHEKLLKLKKLMKTEAGKRRAEKRHEFMEEFLKEFYVEWDGRA
- the LOC106295931 gene encoding phosphoinositide phosphatase SAC5-like, whose amino-acid sequence is MGSEPREDPRRELIDLPVLHKLKLYSTRTTFYLIGRDEKKTFWRILKIDRTDPKELNLFEDPTRYTHDEISQLKKWISRGNQEHGGLRAETTCYGIIGFVRFLGPYYMLVIRKKKKVGEICGHAIYGVAESQMIMVPYPSSETRVSGSAAERRYRKLFNMVDLSKNFYFSYTYRLMYSLQRNICNTEKGKIHDNSMFVWNEYLTRGIRGILKNTVWTVALVYGFFEQIKCSVSNEEFVLTVIARRSRRYAGTRYLRRGVNEQGSVANEVEIEQIVSKEVPEGKKIPITSVVQVRGSIPLFWSQETSVFNPQPDIILNNTDENYAATKLHFENLRQRYGKRIIIMNLLKTGDKDHRESILKAAFGKAIWFINRQAKKDSRLKAIHYDLNKHFKSGVDGAFEQLCVLGKRALDLIDLFFCEAPLGIGAESVIKDSFFNNPILNQDEEETIQENEALKADIHRLQSGVLRTNCVDCLDRTNVAQYSHGLVALNHQLRTLGITGPPIVDKDNPVAKKLMEVYENAGDAIAIQYAGSEAHTKMFSALRGEWNMMMKHRDIITAVRRHYNNAYQDGEKQNAINVFLGKSGPQLGRQAPWELGSDQRNTRRTSSNLDIETLRPKISRSFSDNLLLLGELNLEEPILENPEPSREGLNGVIWETTSESGFIEAEPTSPSFHSAIVDEDHLRRTGSRQMLQGSSSMSDFLGQDDVPGFSHSYNARFTPADEMFELCSSVSSDNMFTDMDESITSTTDTNILEFHSSSNQPGRFIEFPLVDGYSNEFTQWVLHEKSSLSRAPR